A genomic region of Fusarium oxysporum f. sp. lycopersici 4287 supercont2.30 genomic scaffold, whole genome shotgun sequence contains the following coding sequences:
- a CDS encoding uncharacterized protein (At least one base has a quality score < 10) — translation MDNEKQPDKRATRLGNFFAGSDVIADFESQSPKVIPPQIDTSGDERTSDKKAKTLLKSIPDIPPKAQQVSKPPKRVAFAGLPVIVENPTAILNPKKHVEDNRITASLEHDQAKTNRLERHFERCYKITLGRNMDVQLARTKPAAFEEKPLLLDEKQSSVLFWTLSGSESEEQVSVVRKIENRRFVKGIGVYTMPTPGEFTVVYEFMPVSLAEIAASRKVRGPELAYILKQILDGLLYLEEHDIGHPELSCSNVLLDTSGQVKIWGQHFCSYGTTDNLLAGFWRITVELMNGYLKKDMRGDHVDYAKWTAYPAAVDFYKCLETLNHAQRNEERLLPAKTRTLHSRFETVKEPADRTRLEH, via the exons ATGGACAATGAGAAGCAACCGGATAAGAGGGCCACTCGACTTGGAAATTTCTTTGCCGGCAGCGATGTTATTGCAGACTTTGAGAGTCAATCACCGAAAGTGATTCCTCCACAAATAGATACCTCGGGTGATGAACGCACCTCCGACAAAAAAGCCAAAACccttctcaagagcatcCCTGACATTCCGCCCAAGGCTCAGCAAGTCTCGAAGCCTCCCAAGAGAGTTGCTTTTGCCGGTCTCCCAGTGATAGTTGAGAATCCCACTGCTATCCTGAACCCTAAAAAGCATGTAGAAGATAACAGAATAACCGCATCATTGGAGCATGACCAAGCCAAAACCAACCGTCTAGAGCGGCACTTTGAGCGATGCTACAAGATCACACTAGGTCGAAATATGGACGTACAGTTGGCGAGGACAAAACCAGCGGCTTTTGAGGAGAAACCGCTATTACTTGACGAGAAACAAAGCAGTGTCTTGTTTTGGACCCTGTCTGGATCCGAAAGTGAAGAACAGGTATCTGTAGTCCGTAAGATTGAGAACAGGAGGTTCGTCAAAGGAATCGGGGTCTATACGATGCCTACGCCAGGTGAGTTCACCGTAGTGTATGAATTCATGCCAGTATCTCTTGCAGAGATCGCAGCGTCTCGTAAAGTCCGTGGTCCAGAATTGGCCTATATTCTGAAGCAG ATTTTGGATGGTCTTTTGTACCTTGAGGAACACGATATAGGTCACCCAGAGTTGAGTTGCTCCAACGTGCTACTGGATACATCTGGCCAGGTCAAGATTT GGGGCCAGCATTTCTGTTCCTATGGGACGACCGATAACTTGCTCGCCGGATTTTGGCGAATAACGGTAGAACTCATGAATGGCTATCTGAAGAAAGACATGCGAGGAGATCATGTTGACTACGCAAAGTGGACGGCATATCCAGCAGCTGTCGACTTTTACAAATGTTTGGAGACTCTGAACCACGCTCAACGTAATGAAGAACGTCTGCTACCCGCTAAGACTAGGACACTTCATAGCAGATTTGAAACCGTCAAAGAG CCTGCAGACCGCACGAGGTTGGAGCACTAA
- a CDS encoding uncharacterized protein (At least one base has a quality score < 10), whose protein sequence is MDSRTRRDRLSKEKQQYFLGIASIRFGALDFDWCRQRNPLSGSPDQKNVASLETMFRRGCDWSPEQVSHQIPALIDPALLEDSLQRAEKSLSLEDLKKEDGVFAELDLADGKVICLKGEHRVLASDATVVNRKKRWIVRLYSTETDLSEDARNDLADERASERQMTDAEYFYNITLFWLKNGDPDQGPRPNPWYAQLMRHSEGKAKDLKRLWSGPSSQGDLLRRFHEIPALFWGISLGNVGKTIAMPRQQTRNQIKRVFDFWDYICCHDVSMKLRLDMNTVKVVSGRASGAYAGLNLANSGEILRNFDTTERAAILSRLELATTDRVARDLWDDLNNGFEERGDGRCLLQVSDTRFKLVHVSEIDQFEIARRQLWLFDLREFPSLPRDVTSKRAEPKSCVDEAKLFELAVLAHRLGCRSDQIDHIRANACWRQSPIQSVYKQDSNIDSKPYKHGKPHPEDLKRYKSSLFLSNLHKPFDPESLESSFFFIQRSLYFDIYPDKPQGIDELLHRAAEVGECELIDDEYRPRIQGASEQLIRQEDQLCASISELQERYDQLLSQESQCQRRIDNKKQEENKLDESIRAMKAQEQNLENQKTQLQTELNQGEGVKKDLGTEYQALCQKVADEQQKLSDINS, encoded by the exons ATGGATTCCCGTACCCGCAGAGACAGGCTGAGCAAAGAGAAGCAGCAGTATTTCTTAGGCATAGCAAGCATCCGGTTTGGAGCCCTAGATTTTGACTGGTGCCGGCAACGGAATCCGCTCAGTGGGAGCCCAGATCAGAAGAATGTGGCTAGTTTGGAGACCATGTTTAGGCGTGGATGTGACTGGTCCCCGGAGCAGGTCAGCCATCAGATCCCGGCCTTGATCGATCCGGCACTGCTCGAAGACAGTCTACAGAGAGCCGAGAAAAGCCTCTCCCTCGAGGACCTCAAGAAAGAAGACGGGGTATTTGCGGAACTTGATCTTGCAGATGGCAAAGTCATTTGTCTCAAAGGTGAACACCGAGTTCTGGCCTCTGACGCCACAGTCGTAAACCGGAAAAAGCGTTGGATTGTTCGTTTGTACTCCACAG AAACAGACCTAAGCGAAGATGCAAGAAACGACCTAGCAGATGAAAGGGCGAGCGAGAGGCAAATGACAGATGCCGAATACTTCTACAATATCACTTTGTTCTGGTTGAAGAACGGCGATCCTGATCAAGGACCCCGGCCCAACCCATGGTACGCTCAGCTTATGCGTCATTCCGAGGGCAAAGCGAAAGACTTGAAGCGGCTATGGTCGGGTCCGTCTTCTCAAGGAGACTTATTGAGGCGATTCCATGAGATCCCTGCCCTCTTCTGGGGAATCAGTCTCGGCAACGTAGGAAAGACAATAGCCATGCCGAGACAACAG ACCCGAAATCAGATTAAACGTGTGTTTGACTTCTGGGACTACATCTGCTGTCATGATGTGAGTATGAAACTGAGATTAGATATGAACACTGTCAAGGTGGTCAGTGGCAGAGCCTCAGGTGCATACGCCGGCCTCAACCTCGCCAACAGTGGCGAGATCTTGCGTAACTTCGACACCACAGAACGAGCCGCCATCTTGTCTCGGCTCGAATTAGCCACGACGGATCGAGTT GCGCGGGACCTATGGGACGATTTGAACAACGGATTTGAAGAGAGAGGCGATGGTCGTTGCTTGTTACAGGTATCTGACACACGTTTCAAACTGGTCCACGTCAGTGAGATTGACCAATTCGAGATCGCACGCAGACAGCTGTGGCTTTTTGATTTACGAGAATTTCCATCCTTACCTCGTGATGTGACGTCAAAACGAGCTGAGCCCAAGAGCTGCGTGGACGAGGCCAAGCTCTTTGAGCTCGCGGTGCTTGCTCATAGGCTCGGATGCCGATCGGACCAGATAGATCATATACGGGCCAATGCGTGCTGGAGACAATCTCCTATACAGTCCGTCTACAAACAGGATTCGAATATTGATTCAAAGCCTTACAAGCACGGCAAACCTCATCCCGAGGACTTGAAGAGGTACAAAAGTTCGCTCTTTCTTTCGAATCTCCACAAGCCGTTCGACCCGGAAAGTCTTGaatcatctttcttcttcatccagCGATCGCTCTACTTTGACATCTATCCAGATAAACCGCAAGGTATCGACGAGTTGCTGCATAGGGCGGCCGAGGTGGGCGAGTGCGAACTGATTGACGACGAATACCGGCCTAGGATACAGGGGGCCAGTGAACAATTAATACGCCAAGAGGATCAGCTATGCGCATCCATTTCCGAACTGCAGGAGAGGTATGACCAGTTACTCTCGCAGGAATCGCAGTGTCAGAGAAGAATTGACAACAAAAAACAAGAAGAGAATAAGCTCGACGAAAGCATCAGAGCCATGAAAGCGCAGGAACAGAATCTGGAAAATCAGAAAACGCAACTCCAGACTGAACTAAATCAGGGAGAAGGGGTCAAGAAAGATTTGGGCACGGAGTACCAGGCCCTCTGTCAGAAAGTTGCAGACGAGCAACAGAAGCTCTCTGACATCAACTCCTAG